One window of Anaerolineales bacterium genomic DNA carries:
- a CDS encoding amino acid ABC transporter permease, with protein sequence MPFDFSVFLRWDFYVFLGQGALITFFISTISQFIGVFLGLILALLQSSRISILKNFAKAYIWIFRGTPLLVQLIIIYSGLPQLGIRFTEIQSAIIGLGLNSAAYISEIFRASIDAIDISQIEAARIDGANDLKAMQHIILPQSLRIAVPPLGNEFIAMLKNSSLVSAISLSELLHRTTLLISSTYKSLELFIMAAMFYLIMTTVLTYFQSKLEHYLQENVK encoded by the coding sequence ATGCCGTTTGATTTTAGTGTTTTTCTGCGATGGGATTTCTATGTCTTCCTTGGACAGGGAGCGCTAATTACCTTTTTTATTTCAACCATTTCCCAATTTATTGGTGTTTTTTTGGGTCTTATTCTTGCACTGTTACAATCGTCTCGAATTTCCATCCTGAAAAATTTTGCCAAAGCCTATATTTGGATTTTTCGCGGTACGCCACTTCTTGTCCAACTTATCATAATCTATAGTGGACTCCCGCAATTAGGAATTAGGTTTACTGAAATACAATCAGCAATAATTGGATTGGGATTAAACAGTGCGGCCTACATTTCGGAAATATTTCGCGCTAGTATCGATGCTATTGACATAAGTCAAATTGAAGCTGCAAGGATTGATGGGGCAAACGACCTTAAAGCTATGCAACATATCATATTGCCTCAATCTTTGCGCATTGCGGTTCCGCCTTTGGGAAATGAATTTATTGCTATGCTGAAAAACTCATCACTAGTATCAGCAATCAGCCTCTCGGAACTTCTACATCGTACAACATTGTTAATTAGTTCCACATATAAGTCTCTGGAGCTTTTTATCATGGCGGCAATGTTCTATCTCATTATGACAACAGTCCTGACCTATTTTCAATCAAAATTGGAACACTACCTCCAAGAGAATGTCAAATAA
- a CDS encoding PrgI family protein — translation MFNDRDLGILGAGALLAVLCLFLPLSFTGKVVIGFLVLVGFMALALLRLGPDRVPPEVWLMRRFRYSMQTRQYVNQQAATRRTEGDPPPSKQKAQRPTVERERPAPSYQPQMPQANMRPIDLAWNEVGVYPLLTVLLGVVGIYFAVWLANGGAQELAFWFTWR, via the coding sequence ATGTTCAACGACCGTGATCTTGGCATCCTAGGCGCTGGCGCATTGCTGGCTGTCTTATGTTTATTCCTTCCGCTATCTTTCACCGGAAAGGTGGTGATCGGTTTTCTGGTATTGGTCGGGTTCATGGCGCTGGCTCTCCTGCGACTTGGACCCGACCGCGTCCCGCCCGAAGTCTGGTTGATGCGTCGTTTTCGCTATTCGATGCAGACCCGGCAGTATGTCAACCAACAAGCAGCCACCCGCAGAACCGAAGGCGATCCACCTCCATCCAAACAAAAGGCACAGCGTCCGACAGTGGAGCGTGAACGTCCTGCTCCTTCATACCAACCACAGATGCCGCAAGCAAACATGCGCCCCATTGACCTCGCATGGAACGAAGTCGGAGTCTATCCGCTGTTGACTGTCCTGCTGGGAGTCGTGGGAATTTACTTTGCCGTCTGGCTTGCAAATGGTGGAGCGCAGGAACTCGCATTCTGGTTTACGTGGAGATAA
- a CDS encoding prepilin peptidase, translating into MTWLLFYLLAVSLYDLRTHRIPNWCTYPLILAGMIAHFPGHIDLWLACFLLLSVWASGWMGAGDVKLWMAVLWALPNSNIPSLILLVFLSFLITSIIQFFWRFFQKQSLTGMKSPAAWRTILFLLMVWHVH; encoded by the coding sequence ATGACCTGGTTGCTTTTTTATCTTCTGGCTGTGAGTCTGTATGACCTGCGTACCCATCGCATTCCGAACTGGTGTACGTATCCATTGATTCTTGCGGGCATGATCGCGCATTTCCCCGGACATATTGATTTGTGGCTGGCATGTTTTCTGCTGCTTTCCGTCTGGGCAAGTGGATGGATGGGTGCCGGGGATGTCAAACTCTGGATGGCAGTTCTTTGGGCTTTACCCAATTCCAATATCCCATCCCTGATCCTGCTTGTATTCCTCTCCTTCCTGATCACCAGCATCATTCAGTTCTTCTGGAGATTCTTTCAGAAGCAATCCCTCACTGGCATGAAATCCCCCGCCGCCTGGCGAACGATTCTCTTTCTTCTGATGGTCTGGCATGTACACTGA
- a CDS encoding M23 family metallopeptidase produces the protein MKGFFRFSIVLMTAPLLCGAALVVGYVMLVVLTIPQLPAWAQPGVEQWLFDIPQYAETSDNGSYGNSLPSGMSAVPFDGYVGPGSDIYGLPLIGPIPHWGDIYDKPLLGCKFQDPHYQTHTGSDFPVNEGTPIHTTIAGKVVWAGSNGPWGNLVVIENNSYQVWLAHLSSIQVVEGQIVNYGDIVGLSGNTGNSTGAHLHYGIRQKTGEQSAVWLNPQNYFTVDEYINIGCSD, from the coding sequence ATGAAAGGTTTCTTCCGATTTTCCATTGTCTTGATGACCGCCCCGTTGTTATGCGGGGCGGCTTTGGTGGTGGGTTATGTCATGCTGGTGGTTCTGACCATTCCGCAACTCCCGGCATGGGCGCAGCCCGGTGTGGAGCAATGGTTGTTCGATATCCCCCAATATGCAGAGACCAGCGACAACGGTTCGTATGGCAATTCGCTTCCATCTGGAATGAGCGCTGTTCCCTTCGATGGCTATGTTGGACCCGGTTCTGATATCTATGGTTTGCCCTTGATCGGCCCCATTCCACATTGGGGTGATATCTATGACAAGCCATTATTAGGATGTAAGTTCCAAGACCCACATTACCAGACGCATACTGGTAGTGACTTTCCCGTGAATGAAGGCACGCCTATTCATACAACCATCGCAGGCAAAGTCGTGTGGGCTGGCTCGAACGGTCCGTGGGGTAATCTGGTGGTGATTGAGAACAATAGTTATCAGGTCTGGTTGGCTCATCTGAGCAGCATCCAGGTAGTGGAGGGGCAAATCGTAAACTACGGCGATATCGTTGGATTGAGCGGCAACACCGGTAACAGCACCGGTGCGCATTTACATTACGGCATTCGCCAGAAGACAGGGGAACAAAGCGCTGTCTGGCTGAACCCTCAAAACTATTTTACGGTTGATGAGTACATCAACATTGGATGTTCGGATTAA
- the cadA gene encoding cadmium-translocating P-type ATPase, giving the protein MANTQTLEIPISGMDCAECTQHVQHAIEKLPGVQSVNVFLGTEKAVVKLDPAQVDIPIIRAAVQGAGYDVPASDAPKADPVSMGDFNRRLTVMLVGVFTIIISVVIFGEVLGLFDFLNERVPFLFGFALVIAGGYPVFKNVIRATLKRQIISHTLMTLGVIAALVVGQWVTAALVVVFMRIGDYVENFTTESARRAVKELTALSPQTARVERDGTEVEIPVSEVKVGETIIVRPGEKIAVDGEVVSGQATIDQSAITGESMPVEAANGTHVYAATIAKLGSLRIRAERIGSDTTFGRVVKMVEEAEAHRADVQQLADKFSAWYLPVVAVIAGLTFLFTRNPLSTAAVLLVACSCSFALATPVAMLASVGASAKRGLLIKGGKYLELLARADVLLVDKTGTLTLGQPQVTDVVPLNGLSRSEILSLAASVERYSEHPLAEAVRTLAREENVSLVEPQNFESVPGYGVRAVIDSRRVAVGNRRLIPAAVALSIAGELEAQGKTLLFMERDNELVGVFAAADTLRSEVPAALKEARSLGIRHIELLTGDNERTASALADKLGVSYRANLLPENKIDIVKEYQAKGHVVVMVGDGVNDAPALAQADIGMAMGAAGTDVAIEAAHIALMREDWNLVPDILKIAQRTMRVVKTNLLFTTAYNVIGLTLAALGFLPPVLAAAAQSLPDIGIMGNSARLLKQK; this is encoded by the coding sequence ATGGCTAACACACAAACCCTTGAAATCCCCATCTCCGGCATGGATTGCGCTGAATGCACCCAGCACGTTCAACATGCCATTGAGAAACTGCCCGGCGTGCAATCGGTGAATGTATTTCTCGGCACGGAAAAGGCAGTCGTAAAACTCGACCCGGCTCAGGTGGATATTCCGATCATACGCGCGGCAGTTCAAGGTGCCGGATATGACGTTCCTGCTTCAGATGCCCCGAAAGCTGATCCCGTTTCAATGGGCGATTTCAACCGCCGATTAACTGTCATGCTGGTCGGCGTGTTCACGATCATTATCAGCGTGGTCATCTTTGGTGAAGTCCTCGGATTGTTCGACTTCCTGAATGAACGCGTCCCCTTCCTGTTTGGTTTTGCGTTAGTGATCGCGGGCGGTTATCCTGTCTTCAAGAATGTCATCCGAGCCACTCTCAAACGCCAGATCATCTCTCACACCTTGATGACGCTCGGTGTCATCGCCGCGCTGGTTGTTGGTCAATGGGTCACTGCGGCATTGGTCGTGGTATTCATGCGCATTGGTGATTACGTGGAAAACTTCACCACCGAGAGCGCACGACGCGCAGTCAAGGAATTGACCGCCCTCTCCCCGCAAACCGCCCGCGTGGAACGCGACGGTACGGAAGTGGAAATCCCAGTCAGCGAAGTAAAAGTCGGCGAGACCATCATCGTGCGTCCTGGAGAAAAGATCGCCGTGGACGGTGAAGTGGTCAGCGGGCAGGCAACCATTGACCAATCCGCCATCACAGGCGAGTCCATGCCCGTCGAAGCGGCGAATGGAACGCATGTCTACGCCGCGACCATTGCCAAACTGGGCAGTCTGCGCATCCGCGCTGAAAGAATTGGATCGGACACCACCTTTGGGCGCGTGGTCAAAATGGTGGAGGAAGCCGAAGCCCATCGCGCTGATGTACAACAACTCGCAGATAAGTTCAGCGCCTGGTATCTTCCTGTAGTCGCTGTCATTGCTGGGTTAACATTCCTGTTCACACGCAATCCGTTATCAACTGCGGCGGTATTGCTGGTCGCCTGTTCGTGCTCCTTTGCACTGGCGACGCCCGTTGCCATGCTTGCGTCAGTGGGCGCAAGCGCCAAACGCGGATTGCTCATCAAGGGCGGCAAATATCTTGAATTGCTCGCGCGTGCTGATGTATTACTCGTAGATAAGACAGGCACACTCACCCTCGGTCAGCCGCAGGTGACGGATGTTGTTCCTTTGAATGGACTCTCACGCTCTGAAATCCTCTCCCTTGCCGCCTCTGTCGAACGCTATTCCGAACATCCATTGGCGGAAGCGGTTCGGACGCTTGCCCGTGAAGAGAATGTCTCGTTGGTCGAACCCCAGAATTTTGAATCCGTGCCTGGGTATGGAGTGCGCGCCGTCATCGACTCTCGTCGTGTTGCTGTAGGCAATCGTCGTTTGATCCCCGCCGCTGTCGCATTGTCCATTGCTGGTGAACTCGAAGCGCAGGGTAAAACTCTCCTTTTCATGGAAAGAGATAACGAACTTGTTGGCGTGTTTGCCGCCGCGGACACCTTGCGCTCTGAAGTTCCCGCCGCACTGAAAGAAGCGCGTTCCTTGGGCATCCGTCATATCGAGTTGCTCACTGGGGATAATGAACGCACTGCCTCGGCCCTTGCCGATAAACTGGGTGTGTCCTATCGCGCCAATTTGTTGCCCGAAAACAAGATTGACATCGTGAAGGAATATCAGGCAAAGGGACATGTGGTTGTGATGGTCGGTGACGGCGTGAACGACGCGCCCGCGCTTGCCCAGGCGGATATTGGCATGGCAATGGGTGCGGCAGGCACGGATGTCGCCATCGAAGCGGCGCATATCGCCCTCATGCGCGAGGATTGGAATTTGGTGCCCGATATCTTGAAGATCGCGCAACGCACCATGCGGGTCGTAAAAACAAATCTCTTGTTTACGACTGCCTATAATGTCATTGGGCTGACACTTGCCGCCCTGGGTTTTCTTCCCCCTGTCCTTGCCGCCGCCGCGCAGTCCCTGCCCGATATCGGCATCATGGGAAATTCAGCGAGATTGCTGAAACAAAAATAA
- a CDS encoding response regulator transcription factor, with product MVADKILVVEDEAHITRTLRLYLEQAGYQVVIIADGALALPAFRHEKPDLVILDLHLPHVDGWEICRQIRRERDTPIIMLTARSEESDKLIGLELGADDYVTKPFSPREVTARVRVVLRRSRGQVQPPPILHADTLILDLDGHTVTQANQTLELTPTEFEILTALMRHPGQAFTRLQLVEASQGVAYEGYERVIDQHIKNLRAKLDDDARAPRFIQTVFGVGYRFSAEFRHDA from the coding sequence ATCGTGGCAGATAAAATCTTGGTTGTAGAAGATGAGGCGCATATCACGCGGACCCTGCGTCTGTATCTCGAACAGGCTGGCTATCAGGTCGTCATCATCGCCGATGGCGCATTGGCTCTGCCAGCCTTTCGGCATGAGAAGCCCGACCTTGTGATTCTTGACTTACACCTACCGCACGTGGATGGCTGGGAGATTTGTCGCCAGATCCGCCGCGAGAGGGATACACCTATCATCATGCTCACCGCCCGCAGCGAAGAGAGTGACAAATTGATCGGATTGGAACTGGGCGCAGATGACTACGTCACCAAGCCGTTCAGCCCGCGTGAGGTGACAGCCCGTGTCAGGGTGGTGCTACGCCGAAGTCGTGGACAGGTACAGCCACCTCCGATCCTGCACGCGGATACGCTCATTCTGGACCTCGACGGTCATACTGTAACGCAAGCGAATCAAACTCTCGAACTGACTCCCACTGAGTTCGAAATCCTGACTGCCTTGATGCGCCATCCAGGTCAGGCATTTACCCGATTGCAATTGGTGGAAGCCTCTCAAGGTGTGGCTTATGAAGGGTACGAGCGCGTGATCGATCAACACATCAAAAATCTGCGCGCCAAACTGGATGACGATGCCCGTGCTCCACGCTTTATTCAAACTGTCTTTGGCGTGGGATATCGATTCTCCGCGGAGTTCCGACATGATGCGTAG
- a CDS encoding Flp family type IVb pilin has product MFTLFKRFIREEDGQDFAEYALILGAIGVVAIAVIARYRNELIAAFEAGIEALRMARGG; this is encoded by the coding sequence ATGTTCACTTTGTTCAAACGTTTCATCCGCGAAGAGGATGGTCAGGACTTTGCCGAATACGCCCTGATCCTGGGCGCCATCGGCGTGGTCGCGATTGCCGTGATCGCCCGCTATCGTAATGAACTGATCGCCGCCTTCGAAGCCGGCATCGAAGCCCTGCGCATGGCGCGAGGCGGATAA
- a CDS encoding helix-turn-helix transcriptional regulator has translation MLITSTTSSIDLQAKLFRGFADPSRLGILDALRNGPLTVSEIVEATSLSQPNVSNHLGCLRDCGLVTAEQQGRYVTYYLSDDRVGELIALAESLLADVARGVYECTRYNIKVSKNG, from the coding sequence ATGCTAATCACTTCCACCACCTCCAGCATTGACCTGCAAGCCAAACTGTTTCGTGGCTTCGCCGACCCCTCGCGCTTGGGAATCCTGGATGCGTTGCGCAATGGACCGTTAACCGTAAGCGAAATCGTCGAGGCTACCAGTCTCTCTCAGCCTAATGTTTCAAATCACCTGGGTTGTTTGCGTGATTGTGGATTGGTCACGGCTGAACAGCAGGGACGATATGTCACCTACTATTTGAGCGATGACCGGGTAGGTGAACTGATTGCGCTTGCCGAGTCGTTGCTCGCTGATGTCGCGCGCGGTGTCTATGAATGCACACGTTACAACATAAAGGTTTCTAAAAATGGCTAA
- a CDS encoding helix-turn-helix transcriptional regulator, producing the protein MSIWDRLLYLIGLRPTPGPRTYHFDASESLQVTLSTLSSDEGRPEYDLIPDILVAGLTQYTANERLWNTWESLSQREKDVTALVCLGYTNREIGARLHISRETVKDRLETAFRKFKVHKRNDLRVLMSHWDFSEWDRQQ; encoded by the coding sequence ATGTCTATCTGGGATCGTCTTCTGTACCTGATAGGCTTGCGCCCTACGCCCGGTCCTCGAACCTACCACTTTGATGCGAGTGAAAGCCTGCAAGTCACGCTTTCCACACTTTCTTCTGACGAAGGCCGTCCTGAATACGATTTGATCCCCGATATCCTGGTCGCCGGCCTGACACAATACACCGCCAATGAAAGACTCTGGAATACTTGGGAGTCTCTCTCTCAACGCGAAAAGGATGTCACCGCGCTGGTGTGTCTGGGTTATACCAACCGCGAGATCGGGGCAAGATTGCATATCTCGCGTGAAACGGTCAAGGATCGTCTGGAAACAGCGTTTCGAAAATTCAAAGTACACAAGCGGAATGATCTGCGCGTTCTTATGTCCCACTGGGATTTTAGTGAGTGGGATCGCCAGCAATAG
- a CDS encoding carbohydrate kinase family protein: MDLLVIGNVSLDTIEIGSQKVETIGGTGYYMAYAASLTGCTVFLAAIVGTDFPFESMPKMKQLNLKYLKSTTGSTTRFTLRYDDTKALKNIISNFNTKIIDPRDTPSLAEGTYVVHLTSKDPILPENFITTFNSSVFSTDVSLSSLEKKRASIQLLLPYIKYIFLNLEEYHQCSNWLKFSDHPNLTVIVTNDKSGVQVYRNNNVILDVPAYKAHLVDPTGAGDVLAGGCVGMLCQNKDLVAALSVGSALASICVEGWGASRITNASSEEIYKRTTWIQSRVKRYAE, from the coding sequence ATGGATCTTCTAGTCATAGGAAATGTCTCTTTAGACACCATAGAGATAGGCAGCCAAAAAGTGGAAACCATAGGCGGAACGGGATACTATATGGCCTATGCAGCAAGCCTTACAGGCTGCACAGTTTTCCTTGCTGCAATTGTAGGGACTGATTTTCCTTTTGAATCGATGCCGAAGATGAAGCAACTAAATCTTAAATACCTAAAATCCACAACAGGGTCCACTACACGTTTTACTCTTCGATATGATGATACAAAGGCACTAAAAAATATAATAAGCAATTTCAACACCAAAATAATTGACCCAAGAGATACCCCCTCTTTGGCTGAAGGCACATATGTTGTGCATTTAACCTCTAAAGATCCAATACTCCCGGAAAATTTTATAACGACTTTTAATTCATCTGTTTTTTCTACAGACGTCTCATTGTCGAGCCTTGAGAAAAAACGCGCATCCATTCAACTGCTTTTGCCATACATCAAATACATTTTCTTGAATTTGGAAGAATATCACCAGTGCAGTAATTGGCTAAAATTCTCTGACCATCCTAATTTAACTGTTATTGTTACGAATGACAAAAGTGGGGTACAGGTTTATAGAAACAACAACGTAATCCTTGATGTTCCCGCATATAAGGCTCACTTAGTTGACCCAACAGGGGCAGGAGATGTACTGGCAGGTGGTTGCGTAGGAATGCTTTGTCAAAACAAAGATCTTGTTGCCGCTCTTTCAGTTGGATCTGCCTTGGCATCTATCTGCGTGGAGGGTTGGGGAGCTTCTCGGATTACAAATGCATCCAGCGAAGAAATTTACAAAAGAACAACATGGATCCAGTCGAGAGTGAAGAGATATGCAGAATAA
- a CDS encoding pilus assembly protein — translation MIRRREKGQTMAEFALVMPILILLMFGMTFAAFYAFRSAATDWGVFITGVASGSYNTPATEHARDNVLWPDLADRINAGQTGPRQVRSLISVEDSRNWIFGIRLIEAQRAETNFRLWRFYPGPPPAGGFE, via the coding sequence ATGATTCGCCGCAGGGAAAAGGGGCAGACGATGGCAGAGTTCGCCCTGGTCATGCCGATTCTGATTCTGCTTATGTTCGGCATGACCTTCGCCGCGTTCTATGCCTTCCGATCCGCTGCCACGGACTGGGGCGTGTTCATCACGGGCGTTGCTTCAGGTTCATACAACACACCTGCCACCGAGCACGCTCGTGACAATGTCTTATGGCCCGACCTGGCGGATCGAATCAATGCCGGGCAGACCGGTCCGCGTCAGGTGCGCTCGTTGATCAGTGTGGAGGACTCGCGCAATTGGATCTTTGGTATTCGCCTGATTGAGGCGCAACGTGCCGAAACAAATTTCCGTCTTTGGCGGTTCTACCCCGGTCCGCCTCCTGCTGGAGGGTTCGAATGA
- a CDS encoding HNH endonuclease has product MVNNDWKRWQENKLREQRIGEWTSRFEKADGNSREWQNVYRAYLQSDVWKEKRRQVLDRANGKCEKCGVILLDPDVHHLTYDRAGGNERLDDLMVLCFPCHRKADKQRDRETDERRTASYYQARLHGFATRIYGDMWWYEKDHEEVEIEFIKFLYKKYCEEYGLEFDPHLDPESNIDFMEFWNQVLNGGG; this is encoded by the coding sequence ATGGTTAACAATGATTGGAAAAGGTGGCAGGAAAATAAACTTCGGGAGCAAAGGATTGGAGAATGGACATCGCGATTTGAAAAAGCCGATGGGAATAGCCGGGAATGGCAAAATGTCTATCGCGCCTATTTGCAATCTGATGTTTGGAAAGAAAAGCGCAGGCAGGTCTTGGATCGCGCAAATGGCAAATGTGAAAAGTGCGGGGTAATTTTGTTGGACCCCGACGTGCATCACCTGACCTATGACAGGGCGGGTGGGAATGAGCGGCTTGATGATTTAATGGTTCTCTGCTTTCCCTGTCATAGAAAGGCAGATAAACAAAGAGATAGAGAAACGGATGAACGGCGAACAGCCTCATATTATCAAGCAAGGCTGCATGGATTTGCGACCCGGATCTATGGTGATATGTGGTGGTATGAAAAGGACCACGAAGAAGTCGAAATAGAATTTATTAAATTCCTGTATAAAAAGTATTGTGAAGAATATGGGCTCGAATTTGATCCGCATCTCGACCCAGAAAGCAACATTGATTTCATGGAGTTTTGGAATCAGGTTTTAAATGGGGGTGGGTAA
- a CDS encoding basic amino acid ABC transporter substrate-binding protein — protein MNRKLSSCIGYFLLVFVFLITACSSMAETKQAPLSEFDLVEPGVLTIGADAAYPPHTYLDADTKQLVGLDVDLANEIGERLGLEVKFVTIEWKGIIPALQAKRFDIITAEMNITEERKSTVDFSDVVFTSGHVLVVRSDNTDIHKPEDLTGRIVLVPIGTTEEQEAKKYTENVKTYSLLSECFRELQLGRGDAIIVELSVASEYIKKSGGALKVVSGPWTETQSAFAFRKDTASIKLREAINKTLSEMRSDGTYDLILSHWIVKVEQ, from the coding sequence ATGAATAGAAAACTGTCCTCTTGTATTGGTTATTTTTTATTAGTATTTGTATTTTTAATCACTGCCTGTTCGTCAATGGCGGAGACCAAACAGGCTCCCCTTTCGGAGTTCGATTTGGTCGAGCCAGGTGTATTAACTATTGGTGCTGATGCTGCCTATCCGCCTCATACATACTTAGATGCCGATACCAAACAGTTAGTTGGGTTAGATGTTGATTTGGCGAACGAGATTGGAGAAAGATTGGGGCTGGAGGTCAAATTCGTCACAATTGAATGGAAAGGCATAATCCCAGCTTTACAAGCAAAAAGGTTCGACATTATCACAGCAGAAATGAACATCACGGAAGAAAGGAAAAGCACCGTTGATTTTTCGGACGTTGTCTTTACCAGCGGTCATGTGTTGGTAGTTCGTTCAGACAACACAGATATACATAAACCTGAGGATCTGACTGGGAGGATAGTACTTGTTCCAATTGGAACGACTGAAGAGCAAGAGGCCAAGAAATATACCGAGAACGTAAAAACATACTCGCTCCTCTCGGAATGTTTTCGCGAATTACAGTTAGGGCGCGGAGATGCGATTATCGTTGAATTATCTGTCGCATCTGAATATATAAAAAAAAGCGGTGGTGCCTTAAAAGTTGTATCTGGGCCGTGGACAGAAACCCAAAGTGCATTTGCTTTCAGGAAAGATACAGCCAGCATTAAACTCCGGGAGGCAATAAACAAAACGCTTTCAGAAATGCGCAGTGATGGGACTTACGACCTGATACTTTCACACTGGATTGTAAAAGTAGAACAATAG
- a CDS encoding nucleoside 2-deoxyribosyltransferase, giving the protein MQNNYTEQHPFTDLASGRKILYIATRLYDYTEKLATIKLEEAILAGLSDASEYLQIPLTCFPAFMPFRDTVENNEKIANTIKREDRAREIYLDDIKRLERLFALVSYLNDPCKDDGICMEIGFAFAKKVPVLAIVTDFIHYSSISNSEIEFILDPILVRMCNQVLHYKDLPGTKMTFPKDNNYDAMRRVTIDFEERLNAANKQLYSLVRDRVKRMAIEPNDFINPLSIESNSPKKPKNGRTIFVDFAGGMYEWSRDYTKRLSGMLTKKGFIVQTGKRHDPNHQSNLHSVERTPLNPYRLGEIDLHAALTSDVLVLSADAVETDSGTAAIQGAAKALNKEVVLYYSGNIQTNARDRAPTMRNLMLLYSASRIATKIDEIPGIIEATM; this is encoded by the coding sequence ATGCAGAATAATTACACAGAACAACATCCGTTTACAGATTTGGCGTCAGGTAGAAAGATTTTATATATAGCCACACGCTTATATGATTACACAGAAAAACTGGCAACCATAAAACTGGAAGAAGCGATTCTAGCAGGACTTTCAGACGCCTCCGAATATCTCCAAATACCACTAACCTGTTTTCCGGCATTTATGCCTTTTCGCGACACCGTCGAAAATAACGAAAAAATAGCAAATACGATAAAAAGGGAAGATAGAGCAAGAGAGATTTATTTGGATGACATAAAGCGGCTAGAACGCCTTTTTGCCCTTGTGTCTTATCTTAATGATCCTTGCAAAGATGACGGAATTTGCATGGAAATTGGATTTGCTTTTGCCAAAAAAGTCCCCGTCTTAGCAATTGTTACAGACTTCATTCATTATTCATCAATCTCGAATTCAGAAATCGAGTTTATTCTTGATCCCATATTAGTTCGTATGTGCAATCAGGTATTACACTACAAAGATCTTCCTGGAACCAAAATGACCTTCCCAAAAGATAACAATTATGATGCAATGAGAAGAGTAACGATTGATTTTGAGGAAAGACTCAATGCTGCAAACAAGCAATTATATAGTTTGGTTCGAGACCGTGTAAAAAGGATGGCAATAGAGCCGAACGATTTTATAAACCCATTGTCAATTGAAAGTAATAGCCCCAAAAAGCCAAAAAATGGGCGGACAATCTTTGTTGATTTCGCTGGTGGGATGTACGAGTGGAGTAGAGATTACACTAAACGACTATCTGGAATGTTAACCAAAAAAGGGTTCATTGTGCAGACTGGTAAACGACATGACCCTAACCATCAATCGAACCTACATAGCGTTGAGAGGACTCCCCTAAATCCGTATCGTCTTGGCGAAATTGATCTTCACGCGGCACTAACATCTGATGTTCTTGTACTATCTGCAGATGCAGTTGAAACTGACAGTGGAACTGCTGCTATCCAGGGAGCTGCAAAAGCCTTGAACAAGGAAGTGGTTCTTTATTACTCTGGAAATATTCAAACAAATGCGCGTGATCGTGCCCCTACCATGCGTAATTTGATGCTTCTCTACTCAGCAAGCAGGATTGCCACTAAGATAGATGAAATTCCTGGGATAATTGAAGCCACAATGTAA